In a genomic window of Candidatus Aegiribacteria sp.:
- a CDS encoding UvrD-helicase domain-containing protein translates to MNINYSDMKARETIRTENANNVFIQASAGTGKTTLIIDRAIELLRIGIPLEKLAVVTFTNAAAAELRSRMREKLRSLKDSGEKQFDEALSAIPGAWITTIHGFASRVLREFFNYTGIDPAFTTTEGHFTPIEIIREWDAWLLRLEREKFQGSKGALIQIGTEKVLEISRGIEERRWLVSIDNIGDRTEALSILDTFEDKHVSAIEKILDECSDHSDKLFRIGVEFIEGVKNLQEHLTDGNYEEVIRLCSIIRLNSGSGKNWDDKDRAKAVLRKAREEFQRIAPVLKSGKITEETWKFANAFAQELRSKWDSDRSRLSYNDLLYTAWKAISKSGMLAGCLSKKFDHILIDEFQDTSSDQVNLFTAFIQQAGMLPEGRITIVADDKQSIYGWRNADIETYRDFREKLENSGAIEETITTNFRSSRRIIRFVNTFGSELFGNQTPEEEAFGCAYSAIEACPEAIEGVPVKVVLLPDLPDKLKNRYSEPAYQTILQAEWFAGYLSSGFAAGESPGDYALLLRSTTHLHHFVNVLEREGIPYFVDATRDFRMRSEITDLKELLRCLLYQNDMLAWVHSLRSLFFGISDPVINTAIQNGATGYMDENQNCPEEVLQANMCLRKFRESIETIPLADFLFELLFQTEMIPVIRATGYQETRRLGNLQYILEQVLSGNISTSWELLGFLDENLSPSRTEEPSNVPSDGSAVTLTTVHRAKGLAWKHVVLAALPKSGSGRSGSRIPVISYDHDEKAAFNLGIPMDMKSKYKLKTPFWPEITQKNRARESAELRRLLYVAVTRPKESLVLFASPLENPGSTPGGILWSNLQAAIEKDTECYLIEEMEQVEELPFVKAAGSSAVMSEKFSDSEGKLFEAQMIPENWQRRGARIGDDVHAVLQKIDFSDPHDWFAKHDGFLKRLYGDDFDEIRELSLKLFQIDLPFSIEQSLVISREYPYITSTCSGMEKRYIDLLLRINNELIVVDYKTDTFDGRTTEQVAEQYIEKQRQYIQDVSRLFGLP, encoded by the coding sequence ATGAATATCAACTACTCCGATATGAAGGCAAGAGAAACAATCCGCACTGAGAACGCAAATAATGTATTTATTCAGGCCAGCGCCGGTACCGGGAAGACAACCCTGATAATTGACAGGGCCATAGAACTTCTGAGGATAGGAATCCCGCTAGAGAAACTCGCTGTTGTGACCTTCACTAATGCTGCGGCAGCAGAGCTTCGTTCCCGAATGAGAGAGAAACTGCGATCACTGAAAGATTCAGGTGAAAAACAGTTCGATGAAGCGCTGTCAGCAATCCCTGGAGCGTGGATTACAACTATACACGGATTTGCGTCGAGAGTACTCAGGGAGTTCTTCAATTACACCGGAATTGATCCTGCCTTCACAACAACGGAGGGGCATTTCACTCCAATCGAGATAATACGCGAATGGGATGCATGGCTTCTCCGGCTTGAACGGGAAAAATTCCAGGGCAGTAAAGGTGCTCTGATTCAGATAGGTACTGAAAAAGTGCTTGAGATATCGCGTGGAATAGAAGAGCGCCGATGGCTGGTTTCAATTGATAACATAGGAGACAGGACTGAAGCCCTTTCAATTCTGGATACTTTCGAGGATAAGCATGTCTCCGCAATCGAAAAGATTCTTGATGAATGTAGTGATCACTCCGACAAACTGTTCAGGATTGGGGTAGAGTTCATTGAAGGAGTGAAGAACCTTCAAGAACATCTTACAGATGGTAATTACGAAGAAGTAATCAGACTTTGCTCCATCATCAGACTCAATTCAGGAAGCGGGAAGAACTGGGATGACAAGGACAGAGCAAAAGCAGTTCTTCGTAAAGCGAGAGAAGAATTTCAAAGGATTGCTCCTGTCCTTAAATCAGGGAAAATTACTGAAGAGACATGGAAATTCGCGAACGCCTTTGCGCAGGAACTACGCAGCAAATGGGACAGTGACAGAAGCAGGCTGTCCTACAATGACCTGCTTTATACCGCATGGAAAGCGATTTCCAAAAGCGGTATGCTGGCCGGATGTCTCTCAAAGAAATTCGATCATATACTGATAGATGAGTTCCAGGATACCAGTTCGGACCAGGTCAATCTCTTCACTGCATTCATTCAGCAGGCCGGTATGCTTCCCGAGGGTAGAATTACTATCGTCGCTGATGACAAACAATCCATTTACGGCTGGCGAAACGCAGATATAGAAACTTATCGCGATTTCAGGGAGAAACTTGAAAACAGTGGTGCTATTGAAGAGACGATTACCACTAATTTCCGGAGCAGCAGAAGGATTATCCGCTTTGTAAACACCTTCGGATCAGAGCTGTTTGGAAACCAGACACCTGAGGAAGAGGCATTCGGGTGCGCTTATTCGGCTATAGAAGCTTGTCCTGAAGCGATTGAGGGAGTTCCTGTAAAAGTTGTGCTTCTCCCCGACTTACCGGATAAACTGAAGAACAGGTACAGTGAACCAGCCTATCAGACCATACTTCAGGCAGAGTGGTTTGCCGGTTATCTTTCGAGCGGATTTGCTGCTGGTGAATCTCCCGGGGATTACGCCCTGCTTTTGCGGTCAACAACTCACCTTCACCATTTCGTTAATGTGCTGGAGAGGGAGGGTATCCCATATTTTGTGGATGCTACAAGGGATTTTCGCATGCGATCCGAAATTACCGATCTGAAGGAACTGCTGAGGTGTTTACTTTATCAGAACGATATGCTCGCATGGGTGCATTCCCTGCGTTCGCTGTTTTTCGGGATATCCGATCCTGTTATTAACACAGCAATTCAAAATGGCGCAACAGGATATATGGATGAAAATCAGAACTGTCCCGAGGAGGTGCTTCAGGCAAATATGTGTCTTAGAAAATTCAGGGAGTCGATCGAGACCATTCCTCTTGCTGATTTTCTCTTCGAGCTTCTCTTCCAGACCGAGATGATTCCAGTGATCCGGGCAACCGGATATCAGGAGACCCGGAGACTTGGTAATCTGCAGTACATTCTGGAGCAGGTTCTTTCTGGGAATATTTCGACCTCCTGGGAATTACTTGGGTTTCTGGATGAGAATCTTTCTCCATCAAGGACCGAAGAGCCATCAAATGTTCCCTCTGACGGCAGTGCGGTAACATTGACCACAGTTCACAGGGCGAAAGGTCTGGCGTGGAAGCACGTTGTTCTGGCCGCTCTGCCGAAAAGCGGTTCCGGACGTTCTGGATCCAGAATTCCGGTTATCTCCTATGATCATGATGAGAAAGCTGCATTCAATCTTGGCATTCCCATGGACATGAAAAGCAAATACAAGCTGAAAACACCTTTCTGGCCGGAAATAACACAGAAGAACAGGGCAAGGGAAAGCGCGGAGTTAAGAAGACTTTTGTATGTAGCGGTAACCAGACCGAAGGAGTCTCTGGTTTTGTTTGCCAGCCCTCTTGAAAATCCTGGAAGTACCCCCGGGGGTATACTGTGGTCAAACTTGCAGGCGGCGATTGAAAAAGATACTGAATGTTATCTAATTGAAGAGATGGAACAGGTGGAAGAATTGCCTTTCGTTAAAGCTGCCGGATCGAGCGCTGTAATGAGTGAAAAGTTTTCCGATAGCGAAGGAAAATTGTTTGAAGCTCAGATGATACCGGAAAACTGGCAGCGTAGAGGAGCCAGAATAGGTGATGATGTTCACGCCGTTCTTCAGAAAATTGATTTTTCTGACCCCCATGACTGGTTCGCGAAACACGATGGTTTTCTGAAAAGATTGTATGGTG
- a CDS encoding PD-(D/E)XK nuclease family protein: MGINTLYEGHYRALETDFLELVGGIVASGDQLTVVTAGSGQLDRLRELLLKATAGGIIGGVKFLPGIRHLASELSAAPMVMETVSHGDRTLFTLRAMEIIKPGEPLYYLRNNSETAHSMGTFFENLFEHGVTPEIYEQTSLSLSEEQTKTEIVIEKVFGKYSAYRRENYTCCGDMIIEQAHPLDKAGTTLFYGFYDLNPAQRRFLRRFFDHNTGIFWFSPLEENSQWNKVYTRTRKLLENQGIASIRMPGGREAMNSFANFFEALHVQSRPSVPADGFSITAVSGEIGASRAALKRIRELNTKYNIPLSKIVVIRRKTENDTLVFLAHHEGVPTACSLKTKLSAVPAGKFVLDLARIDEGDFHYTLIEEILSSGVLKDDLNPDPSEMSDIVETSGIRMGREHWRDWFVSLDSSNKSGRLMRKLDAFYCGLPEKAVPADYLNILKNLMVAISKGGLPSELMEALFDPNSFRWDREVSWKQFADALRLYYQEKTVILRDGFRHGFQILTIEKARGSIFSSVILMDLEEGIYPRPSIEDPRLSDELLKKLQMTLKSEREIEDGYLLRQAGEAAGRTLDIIYRQRDAAGSEIYPSSFISNLVTVDSDYSPDPAWFSMSSSSALEQMLGGTHQGQRIASAVSSDNLHGGHFFTGSLTAERSRMDPGSFDCYDGVFKNSPFRKHVYTATMLENYVRCPFAFLAGELWKLNERRMPIVSSSPDFRLKGKIVHEAVEEIIRLFGFKPAADDVISILLREADKSDLEKILGNAYLVELFLENQKEIILKSLDILAAEEWKFIAREVDLQGKIGDLDIRGRIDLILEDKNENLVVLDLKTGGLPSKKDIEKGKYYQLPFYYMMTKSSYPGRNISKVTYASISAREPGRLVGYSGYDVEQIMDTIQMNFERIASMMQEGLFPPIPTGNCDFCNFKNLCRRIPSQRILAKAASDSRMELLNGMISIR, from the coding sequence ATGGGAATAAATACTCTTTATGAGGGTCATTACAGAGCGCTTGAGACGGATTTTCTCGAACTTGTCGGGGGAATTGTCGCGAGTGGTGACCAGCTGACAGTTGTTACCGCGGGAAGCGGACAGCTGGATAGACTGCGAGAGCTTCTTCTGAAGGCGACCGCCGGGGGAATCATTGGCGGTGTAAAATTCCTTCCGGGCATCAGGCACCTTGCTTCCGAACTCAGTGCCGCACCTATGGTTATGGAGACTGTAAGTCACGGTGACAGAACTCTTTTTACTCTGCGGGCAATGGAAATAATTAAGCCTGGAGAACCTCTATATTATCTCAGGAATAATTCCGAAACAGCTCATTCGATGGGAACATTCTTCGAAAATCTCTTTGAACACGGAGTTACTCCGGAGATATACGAGCAAACATCTCTTTCGCTCTCGGAAGAACAGACGAAAACAGAAATTGTTATCGAAAAAGTATTCGGGAAATACAGTGCATATCGCAGAGAAAATTATACATGCTGTGGAGATATGATAATAGAACAGGCACATCCGCTTGATAAGGCGGGAACAACTTTATTTTACGGCTTTTATGATCTCAATCCTGCTCAGAGGCGATTTCTCAGACGGTTCTTTGATCATAACACAGGAATATTCTGGTTCAGTCCACTGGAAGAGAACTCTCAGTGGAATAAGGTTTATACCAGAACCAGGAAATTACTTGAAAATCAAGGCATTGCTTCAATCAGGATGCCTGGGGGTCGTGAAGCCATGAATTCCTTCGCGAATTTCTTCGAAGCCCTTCACGTACAGTCCCGTCCATCAGTGCCTGCCGATGGTTTTAGCATTACTGCTGTTTCCGGAGAAATTGGTGCTTCAAGAGCAGCGCTGAAACGTATCAGGGAACTTAATACAAAATACAATATTCCACTTTCAAAAATCGTTGTGATCAGAAGGAAGACCGAAAATGACACTCTCGTATTTCTTGCTCATCATGAAGGTGTTCCGACCGCTTGTTCCCTTAAAACAAAACTGTCCGCGGTACCGGCAGGGAAATTTGTACTTGATCTGGCGCGTATTGATGAAGGAGACTTTCACTATACTCTGATTGAAGAGATTCTATCAAGTGGTGTTCTTAAAGATGATCTTAATCCCGATCCATCTGAAATGTCCGATATTGTTGAAACAAGTGGAATCCGCATGGGACGCGAACACTGGAGGGATTGGTTCGTCTCTCTCGATAGCAGTAATAAATCAGGAAGACTTATGCGGAAACTGGATGCCTTCTATTGTGGTCTTCCGGAAAAGGCGGTTCCCGCTGATTATCTTAACATCCTGAAAAACCTTATGGTTGCTATATCAAAAGGAGGGTTGCCGTCAGAACTGATGGAAGCACTCTTTGACCCGAACAGCTTCCGATGGGATCGAGAAGTTTCATGGAAGCAATTCGCAGATGCTCTTCGACTGTATTACCAGGAGAAGACCGTTATCCTGCGAGACGGCTTCAGACATGGTTTTCAGATTCTCACTATAGAAAAGGCAAGAGGAAGCATTTTCAGCAGTGTGATACTGATGGATCTTGAAGAGGGAATTTATCCCAGGCCATCGATTGAGGATCCTCGCCTTAGTGATGAACTTCTAAAAAAACTGCAGATGACGTTAAAATCCGAAAGAGAAATTGAAGACGGGTATCTGCTCAGGCAGGCAGGAGAGGCTGCCGGCAGAACACTGGACATAATTTACCGGCAGAGGGATGCTGCGGGAAGCGAAATATATCCATCTTCATTTATCTCAAATCTTGTAACAGTCGATTCCGATTATTCTCCTGATCCCGCATGGTTCAGCATGAGTTCCTCCTCTGCGCTTGAGCAGATGCTTGGCGGAACTCATCAGGGGCAGCGGATAGCTTCTGCTGTTAGCAGTGACAATCTTCACGGTGGCCATTTCTTTACTGGTTCTCTCACGGCAGAGAGGTCCCGGATGGATCCCGGAAGTTTTGACTGCTACGACGGCGTCTTCAAAAATTCTCCATTCAGAAAGCATGTATATACAGCAACCATGCTTGAGAACTACGTAAGATGTCCGTTTGCTTTTCTTGCCGGGGAGTTATGGAAACTGAATGAGAGAAGGATGCCCATTGTAAGCAGTTCTCCCGATTTCCGCCTTAAAGGTAAAATTGTACATGAAGCAGTTGAGGAAATAATCCGACTATTTGGATTCAAACCTGCTGCTGATGACGTTATCAGTATTCTCCTCCGGGAAGCCGATAAATCCGATCTGGAGAAAATACTCGGAAACGCTTATCTCGTGGAGCTGTTTCTGGAGAACCAGAAAGAGATTATCCTGAAAAGCCTTGATATTCTTGCTGCTGAGGAATGGAAGTTCATCGCCAGGGAAGTAGACCTGCAGGGTAAAATTGGTGACCTGGATATCCGCGGCAGGATTGATCTTATTCTTGAGGATAAAAATGAAAATCTGGTTGTGCTTGATCTGAAGACAGGAGGTCTTCCTTCGAAAAAGGATATTGAAAAAGGGAAGTATTATCAGCTTCCATTCTATTACATGATGACGAAAAGCAGCTATCCCGGCAGGAATATATCAAAGGTGACTTATGCCAGTATTTCAGCGAGGGAACCTGGCAGGCTGGTCGGTTATTCCGGTTATGATGTTGAACAGATTATGGATACTATACAGATGAATTTCGAAAGAATCGCTTCAATGATGCAGGAAGGTCTTTTTCCACCGATTCCAACCGGAAACTGCGATTTCTGTAATTTCAAAAACCTGTGCAGAAGAATACCTTCTCAGCGGATATTGGCTAAAGCTGCATCTGACAGCAGAATGGAACTGCTCAACGGAATGATAAGTATACGATGA
- a CDS encoding GGDEF domain-containing protein, which translates to MNRSKLFKKVILFECIGFAFVILFQWIDELFDIPYLLFGGTATYFNLAECIFETGIILSLALISIMATSILLGRIERIAMFDPLTNCMNRRFMIENLKHEIHRCIRSNSTFSLMLGDIDRFKQINDKHGHECGDKVLQQIAITMNNRLRAQDMICRWGGDEFLIILPDTSPDSGRNVAETLRKVIEDLSIVYRNQKVQVTISFGVYDKDYSNSSPDYYIRIADRNLYDAKNRGRNRVV; encoded by the coding sequence ATGAACCGAAGTAAACTCTTCAAAAAAGTAATCCTGTTCGAATGTATCGGTTTCGCTTTTGTAATACTGTTTCAATGGATAGATGAATTATTCGATATTCCTTACCTTCTGTTTGGTGGCACAGCCACTTATTTTAACCTGGCAGAGTGTATCTTTGAAACTGGCATAATACTGTCTCTTGCTCTTATTTCCATTATGGCTACTTCAATTCTGTTAGGAAGAATAGAACGTATCGCAATGTTCGATCCTCTGACCAACTGCATGAATCGAAGATTCATGATAGAAAATCTGAAGCATGAAATACACAGGTGTATTCGTTCAAACAGTACGTTTTCTCTGATGCTGGGTGATATAGACCGGTTCAAGCAGATTAATGACAAACATGGTCATGAATGTGGAGACAAAGTACTGCAGCAAATAGCAATTACTATGAATAACCGCCTGAGAGCACAGGATATGATCTGCCGCTGGGGAGGTGATGAATTTCTTATTATCCTTCCGGATACATCTCCTGATAGCGGTAGAAATGTCGCAGAAACACTTCGAAAGGTGATTGAGGATCTATCCATTGTCTACCGTAATCAGAAAGTTCAGGTAACAATCAGTTTTGGCGTATACGATAAGGATTATTCGAATTCAAGTCCGGATTACTATATAAGAATAGCTGACAGAAATCTGTACGACGCAAAAAACAGAGGCAGAAACAGAGTGGTATAG
- a CDS encoding tetratricopeptide repeat protein, translating to MLQKKLADIRRSDSSQSEEEITVLLDLAEILYEKDPYEACNLAEQALSIAQKLEIEIHCARCYKIQGISYSYRGEYEKALDYSLKALAIYEDTNDKPGISSVLNSIGIIYGKHEDHSNSLKYYLRSLAIREEIGDKEGIARTTNNLGNIYQDQGDFNIALKFAERSLKYFTELGDELGIATSFNNIGGILKSRGDFAAAKMQFRNAYEIFNRIEYKTGLAASCNNLGELLTIQGEFKQARVYLNQALEIARETDAKYREIRAYENLSDLCEEMGDFTGALEYYRKYNDLSKKVFSDESSRNMIQLQIKFETERKKKEAAIYKLKNIELQDEISERIHFEERLREHQDQLEELINDRTIELKNSYNKLERGFQGTIVLISKITELRDPYTSGHQIRVAKLACAIAREMNLPEEKIEAIRIASLVHDIGKINVPQEILSKPGTLSNLEMKMIQIHPLAGYTILSEINFPWPIAEIVRDHHEYIDGSGYPRGLKADDISIEARIICVADVIEAMSSHRPYRAVLGLKEAVQEITENEGILYDRDTVRACKKVICEKDFSFD from the coding sequence ATGCTTCAAAAGAAACTCGCGGATATCCGCAGATCCGACAGCAGCCAATCCGAGGAAGAGATTACAGTTCTGCTTGATCTGGCAGAAATCCTCTATGAAAAAGATCCTTATGAAGCCTGCAATCTTGCTGAGCAGGCTCTATCGATAGCTCAGAAACTTGAAATTGAAATCCATTGCGCAAGATGTTACAAAATTCAGGGGATCTCATACTCATACAGAGGTGAATATGAGAAAGCCCTTGATTACAGCCTGAAAGCTCTTGCTATTTACGAGGATACCAATGACAAACCTGGAATTTCCAGCGTACTTAATTCTATCGGCATCATCTACGGAAAGCACGAAGATCATAGTAATTCACTCAAGTACTACCTCAGATCACTTGCGATAAGGGAAGAAATCGGTGATAAGGAAGGAATTGCAAGAACAACCAACAATCTGGGCAATATCTACCAGGATCAGGGTGATTTTAACATAGCACTTAAGTTTGCAGAAAGATCTCTGAAATACTTCACGGAACTTGGTGATGAGCTCGGAATTGCCACTTCATTCAACAATATAGGCGGGATATTGAAGTCCCGGGGTGACTTCGCTGCCGCGAAGATGCAATTCAGGAATGCTTATGAGATATTCAATCGGATCGAATACAAAACCGGGCTCGCGGCATCCTGCAACAATTTAGGCGAGCTGCTCACGATTCAGGGGGAATTCAAACAGGCCAGAGTCTATCTGAATCAGGCTCTTGAAATTGCCAGAGAAACTGATGCTAAATATCGTGAAATACGTGCGTATGAAAACCTTTCAGATCTGTGCGAAGAAATGGGCGATTTTACCGGAGCGCTTGAATACTACAGAAAATACAACGATCTCTCGAAGAAAGTATTCAGTGATGAAAGTTCAAGAAATATGATTCAGCTTCAGATCAAATTTGAAACTGAAAGGAAGAAAAAAGAAGCCGCGATATACAAGCTGAAGAACATCGAATTGCAGGATGAGATATCCGAGCGCATACACTTCGAGGAAAGACTCAGGGAACACCAGGATCAGCTGGAAGAACTGATAAATGATCGAACAATCGAACTCAAGAACAGTTACAATAAGCTCGAACGCGGCTTTCAGGGAACAATAGTACTTATCTCGAAGATCACGGAACTGAGGGACCCCTACACTTCCGGACATCAGATCAGGGTTGCAAAACTGGCCTGCGCCATCGCAAGAGAGATGAACCTGCCTGAGGAAAAGATTGAAGCAATACGTATAGCATCTCTGGTTCACGATATCGGAAAAATCAATGTACCTCAAGAGATACTGAGCAAACCGGGAACCCTGAGTAATCTGGAAATGAAAATGATACAGATTCACCCTCTGGCGGGATACACTATACTCAGTGAGATAAATTTTCCCTGGCCGATAGCTGAGATTGTAAGAGATCATCATGAATACATTGATGGATCAGGCTATCCTCGGGGCCTGAAAGCAGATGACATATCGATTGAAGCAAGGATCATATGTGTTGCGGATGTTATTGAAGCGATGTCATCTCATCGTCCTTACAGAGCAGTTCTGGGCTTGAAGGAAGCGGTTCAGGAAATAACTGAGAATGAGGGTATTCTTTACGACAGGGATACTGTCAGAGCATGCAAAAAAGTGATATGTGAAAAGGATTTCAGCTTTGATTAG
- a CDS encoding tetratricopeptide repeat protein, producing the protein MNIEIAVLKRKLKKARSKPPSGKTGRARIDLLNELGMLLYRSRPLITEAYAKESIVLSERLKYRKGEASGNQLMGISKGARGKYFESMRYFNIASSIYVELDNKRGIASTFTNIGLVYSYQSRFDLAIDQHMKALSIFEEINDRNRIAHSLNNIGIIFRKRQNLERAEEYYLKALRIREETGDLSGLAMSLNNMGILAKEKNDLESALDYHCRSLKLKEELGDMQGISISYSNIGEIHMKLQEYTPALEYYRKSLSIVEELEDEKGISNNCKFIGHIMILQKKYDEALEYLNRALRISSGIGARIYESDCFTRKWVIMRRHFCFSRSTVPLYRRSSAIKALRLSPSFRSGMKLNRKKKKQSCTI; encoded by the coding sequence TTGAATATTGAAATAGCGGTTCTCAAACGCAAGCTGAAAAAAGCACGATCAAAACCTCCTTCAGGAAAAACCGGTCGGGCAAGAATCGATTTGCTGAATGAGCTGGGTATGCTGCTTTACAGATCCAGACCGCTCATAACAGAAGCATACGCCAAGGAATCCATAGTTCTTTCGGAAAGGTTGAAGTATAGAAAAGGCGAAGCATCCGGTAATCAACTTATGGGCATTTCAAAAGGTGCCAGGGGTAAATACTTTGAAAGCATGAGATATTTCAATATCGCAAGCTCAATCTATGTTGAGCTTGATAACAAGAGAGGTATCGCTTCAACATTCACGAACATCGGACTTGTCTACAGCTATCAGAGCAGATTTGATCTTGCGATTGATCAGCATATGAAAGCACTTTCGATATTTGAGGAAATTAATGACAGAAATCGTATTGCCCATTCCCTGAATAACATTGGAATTATTTTCCGTAAACGACAAAACCTGGAAAGAGCTGAGGAATATTACCTGAAAGCCCTCAGGATAAGAGAAGAAACAGGAGATCTGTCAGGACTGGCCATGTCCTTGAATAACATGGGAATTCTGGCAAAGGAAAAGAATGACCTGGAAAGCGCTCTGGATTACCACTGCAGATCTTTAAAACTGAAGGAAGAACTCGGTGACATGCAGGGCATATCGATTTCATACAGCAATATCGGAGAAATTCATATGAAGCTGCAGGAATACACACCGGCTCTTGAATACTACAGAAAATCGCTGTCGATTGTTGAGGAACTGGAGGACGAAAAAGGTATCTCTAACAATTGCAAGTTTATAGGTCACATCATGATTCTTCAGAAAAAGTATGATGAGGCACTGGAATATCTTAATAGAGCTCTGAGGATTTCCTCCGGTATAGGAGCAAGAATTTATGAATCAGACTGCTTTACAAGGAAATGGGTGATTATGAGAAGGCATTTCTGTTTTTCAAGAAGTACAGTTCCCTTATACAGGAGATCTTCAGCGATAAAAGCGCTGAGACTATCACCAAGCTTCAGGTCAGGTATGAAACTGAACAGAAAGAAAAAGAAGCAGAGCTGTACTATCTGA
- a CDS encoding HD-GYP domain-containing protein, whose translation MELRREITDRKLVESRLVAQERLLEERVKDRTIELQESMRNLKKSVEGTIHTLSRIIESKDPYTSGHQLRVAELARLIAIELEFDEDRVEAVFMISLVHDIGKISIPQEILSRPGKLSELEQEIVQTHSQIGYDILSEVEFPWPVADVVLQHQELYNGSGYPNGLKGDDILIEARIIAVADVVEAMTSHRPYRSIPGLECAIEEITQNSGILYDPDVVEACRRVICEKGFHFQ comes from the coding sequence GTGGAACTTCGCAGAGAAATCACCGATAGAAAGCTTGTGGAAAGCCGGCTGGTAGCTCAAGAACGCCTTCTCGAGGAGCGTGTGAAGGATCGCACAATTGAACTTCAGGAGAGCATGCGGAATCTTAAGAAGAGCGTTGAAGGAACCATTCATACTCTCTCAAGAATAATCGAATCAAAGGATCCTTATACATCAGGACATCAGCTTAGAGTCGCGGAGCTTGCGCGATTGATAGCAATTGAGCTGGAATTTGATGAAGACAGGGTCGAAGCCGTGTTCATGATTTCTCTTGTTCATGATATAGGCAAGATCAGCATTCCTCAGGAAATTCTCTCTCGACCTGGAAAGCTCTCTGAACTCGAACAGGAAATTGTACAGACGCATTCACAGATCGGATATGACATACTTTCTGAAGTGGAGTTTCCATGGCCTGTTGCCGATGTGGTTCTGCAGCATCAGGAATTGTATAATGGATCAGGTTATCCAAATGGGCTTAAAGGTGATGATATCCTGATAGAGGCAAGAATCATCGCAGTAGCTGATGTTGTGGAAGCCATGACATCACATCGACCATACAGGTCCATCCCGGGTCTTGAGTGTGCCATTGAGGAGATCACTCAAAATTCCGGCATACTGTACGATCCGGATGTAGTCGAGGCATGCAGAAGAGTAATCTGTGAAAAGGGGTTCCATTTCCAGTGA
- a CDS encoding tetratricopeptide repeat protein encodes MTTTGQLGRQLLSIRNRITSEKELSSLRKLRKREIQLLNELGNSSAAVASGENLISDYPLWPAGHSILADVLCRARKWEEAEKLFEKAADLYEEADNPDSAARLRMGPVYRLSEARSDFSKCLILCGNDNELGAVLQVRCKRQMNQKTSLPEACTDWIAEKLLLLEQVLLGKSPYRLFDEAVEWKSTEPEWRWRFIVESIEIWQSHNFNTEKWRKPVKDTVRPILDPRFTKEWSKLSND; translated from the coding sequence GTGACGACAACAGGACAGCTTGGGAGACAGCTGCTTTCAATCCGGAACAGAATCACCTCTGAGAAGGAACTCTCCAGTTTGCGCAAGTTGCGGAAAAGGGAAATCCAGCTTCTTAATGAGCTTGGCAACAGTTCTGCTGCGGTCGCTTCGGGTGAAAACCTTATCTCAGATTATCCGTTATGGCCTGCTGGACATTCTATTCTGGCCGATGTTCTGTGCAGAGCCCGTAAATGGGAGGAAGCTGAAAAGCTGTTTGAAAAAGCTGCCGATCTGTATGAGGAAGCAGACAATCCTGATTCAGCCGCCAGGTTGAGAATGGGACCTGTTTACAGACTTTCCGAGGCAAGAAGTGACTTCAGTAAGTGCCTGATACTCTGCGGAAATGACAATGAACTTGGAGCTGTTCTTCAGGTGCGGTGCAAAAGACAGATGAATCAGAAGACATCCCTTCCGGAGGCATGTACTGACTGGATTGCCGAAAAGCTTCTCCTTCTGGAACAGGTCCTCCTGGGGAAATCTCCCTACAGGCTTTTTGATGAAGCTGTTGAATGGAAAAGCACAGAACCGGAGTGGAGATGGCGGTTCATTGTAGAAAGTATTGAAATATGGCAGAGTCATAATTTTAATACGGAAAAGTGGCGGAAACCTGTGAAAGATACTGTGCGACCAATTCTGGATCCTAGGTTTACAAAGGAATGGAGTAAATTATCCAATGACTGA